The Devosia sp. A16 genome includes a window with the following:
- a CDS encoding ABC transporter ATP-binding protein, with protein sequence MLEIRDLNVEFSGKLAVRDTSFSVQPGESFGLVGESGSGKSTILRTVMGLNANWSGSITVDGHDVRKIPRKQLAKVVQMVFQDPYSSLHPRYVIGQQIAEPMKINGIANPERRTAELLELIGLGSKFQFRFPHELSGGQRQRVAIARALALSPKLLLLDEPTSALDVSIQAEILNLLNRLRKELGLTFVIVSHDLAVISYMCERLMVMRNAQPVETLTREQLRSGAIAEDYTKALIAAA encoded by the coding sequence ATGCTCGAGATACGTGATCTCAATGTCGAATTCTCCGGCAAGCTGGCAGTCCGTGACACCAGCTTTTCGGTGCAGCCCGGCGAGAGCTTCGGGCTGGTCGGCGAATCCGGCTCGGGCAAATCGACGATCCTCCGGACCGTCATGGGCCTCAACGCCAACTGGAGCGGCAGCATCACCGTCGATGGCCACGACGTGCGCAAGATCCCGCGCAAGCAGCTGGCCAAGGTGGTCCAGATGGTGTTCCAGGATCCCTACTCCTCGCTGCACCCGCGCTACGTCATCGGCCAGCAGATCGCCGAGCCGATGAAGATCAACGGCATCGCCAATCCGGAGCGCCGCACCGCTGAGCTGCTGGAGCTGATCGGGCTCGGCTCGAAATTCCAGTTCCGCTTCCCGCACGAACTCTCGGGCGGGCAACGACAGCGCGTCGCCATCGCACGCGCCCTGGCGCTCAGCCCCAAACTGCTGCTGCTGGACGAGCCGACCTCGGCACTGGATGTGTCGATCCAGGCGGAAATCCTCAACCTGCTCAACCGGCTGCGAAAGGAACTCGGCCTCACCTTCGTGATCGTCAGCCACGACCTGGCGGTGATCAGCTACATGTGCGAGCGGCTGATGGTGATGCGCAACGCCCAGCCGGTCGAAACGCTGACCCGCGAGCAACTGCGCTCCGGCGCCATTGCAGAGGACTATACCAAGGCGCTGATCGCCGCGGCCTGA
- a CDS encoding ABC transporter ATP-binding protein, translating to MSPLVEIENLRVAFRNDEGGYNDAVRGVTLSLGREKLGIVGESGSGKSLTGRALLGVLPPYARIGVDRMSFDGIDLRSASPKLRRSLRGGRMGMILQDPKFSLNPVMTVGKQIVEAIRIGDRRISGNDARKKALGILDAVHIREPERVFGLYPHELSGGMGQRVMIGMMVVREPNLLIADEPTSALDVTVRTQVLSILDELVTRRGMGLIFISHDLNLVSKFCDRVIVMYAGRIVESIEASRLNEATHPYTRGLLSCLPHIDGSLEPLPVLNRDASWAGAA from the coding sequence TCCGCAACGACGAGGGTGGCTACAATGACGCGGTGCGCGGCGTGACGCTATCGCTCGGCCGCGAGAAACTGGGCATCGTGGGCGAGAGCGGCTCGGGCAAGAGCCTCACCGGTCGCGCCCTGCTCGGCGTGCTGCCGCCCTATGCGCGCATCGGTGTCGACAGGATGAGCTTCGACGGCATCGACCTCAGGTCGGCCAGCCCGAAGCTGCGCCGCTCGCTGCGCGGCGGCCGCATGGGGATGATCCTGCAGGATCCGAAATTCTCGCTGAACCCGGTGATGACCGTCGGCAAGCAGATCGTCGAGGCGATCCGCATCGGCGATCGCCGGATTTCGGGCAACGACGCCAGGAAGAAGGCGCTGGGCATTCTCGATGCGGTGCATATCCGCGAGCCGGAGCGGGTGTTCGGCCTTTACCCGCACGAACTCTCGGGCGGGATGGGGCAGCGGGTGATGATCGGCATGATGGTGGTGCGCGAGCCCAACCTGCTGATCGCCGACGAACCCACCTCGGCGCTCGACGTCACGGTGCGCACCCAGGTGCTGTCGATCCTCGACGAGCTGGTGACGCGGCGGGGCATGGGGCTGATCTTCATCAGCCACGACCTCAACCTCGTCTCGAAGTTCTGCGACCGGGTGATCGTCATGTATGCCGGGCGCATCGTAGAGAGCATCGAAGCGAGCCGCCTCAACGAGGCGACGCATCCCTACACGCGCGGGCTGCTATCGTGCCTGCCGCATATCGACGGATCGCTGGAGCCGTTGCCCGTGCTCAACCGCGACGCCAGCTGGGCGGGAGCTGCGTGA